A stretch of the Aphis gossypii isolate Hap1 chromosome 2, ASM2018417v2, whole genome shotgun sequence genome encodes the following:
- the LOC114125595 gene encoding acetyl-coenzyme A transporter 1-like isoform X1 → MTLPKQEDEPTKSVVKNELILAKPNLKGDWLNLFLLFMLYLMQTIPIGLVTTISILLQSKQNVTYKEQAFFGLVMWPFSLKLLWAPLVDSFYVQKFGRRKSWLIPIQILLGACFFYMADSIDDLLPETGKPNILKLTCIVILCNFLAATQDIAVDGWALNLLQKNNVGYASTCSSVGQGMGLMLCSVSLILFTSEDFGNKYLRIMSSTGGIMTMKSVFMVWGISYMAITALIAIFKNEKDYLIENNETKLTIFQNYTVLWDIIKLPSMKILVIALLTSMIGFAPSEKLVNLKLIDVGFPKENLMIIQTGMYIIKMIVSVISAKYTAGQKPMSVYLNITPIKLFWNITFLIFIIFATNLTKNNGVVDIPIYYYAILVVIELINDIQYYIMITALVAFYCRISDDRLGGTYMAFLNTLSNIGSLSSKLISYALIDLLSVKECSFDSKNNCSTSHLQNVCKLNGGDCMTIVNGYYVESILCTIVGTIWYIIFKNKLKQMQCMSPSHWQVKVNIQEPENYENSYALKVKT, encoded by the exons ATGACTTTGCCAAAACAGGAAGATGAACCGACTAAATCGGTAGTGAAAAACGAATTGATTTTGGCTAAACCCAATTTGAAAGGAGATTGgttgaatttatttctattattcatGCTATACTTAATGCAAACCATACCAATAGGCTTAGTCACTACTATTTCAATACTTCTGCAAAGCAAACAAAATGTAACTTACAAAGAACAG GCTTTTTTTGGTCTAGTTATGTGGCCGTTTAGTCTAAAATTGTTATGGGCTCCTTTGGTAGATTCATTCTATGTACAAAAATTTGGGAGGCGTAAGTCTTGGCTCATTCCAATTCAGATTTTATTGG GAGCATGCTTTTTTTATATGGCTGACAGTATCGATGACTTGTTACCAGAAACGGGAAAACcaaatatacttaaactaacatgtatagttatattatgtaatttcttGGCTGCTACACAAGATATAGCAGTTGATGGATGGGCGTTGAATTTGCTACaaaa AAATAATGTGGGCTATGCATCTACATGCTCATCAGTTGGTCAAGGAATGGGTTTAATGTTGTGTTCCGTATCCCTCATTCTGTTTACGTCAGAAGACTTtggtaataagtatttaagaaTTATGTCTAGTACAGGAGGAATAATGACTATGAAAA gtGTATTTATGGTTTGGGGAATTTCATATATGGCAATTACAGCTTTAAttgcaattttcaaaaatgaaaaagattACCTAATAGAGAATAATGAAACTAAGCTTAccatttttcaaaactatactGTTTTATgggacattataaaattacccagtatgaaaatattggtAATAGCATTGTTGACATCGATG attGGATTTGCACCGAGTGAAAAATTGGTGAACTTGAAACTTATAGACGTTGGCTTCCCAAAGGAAAACCTTATGATTATACAAACaggaatgtatattataaaaatgattgtatcAGTGATATCTGCAAAATATACCGCAGGTCAAAAACCGATGAGCGTTTATCTAAACATTACCCCCATCaa attattttggaatatcacgtttcttatatttattatttttgcaacAAATCTAACAAAGAATAACGGCGTCGTAGATATTCCAATATACTACTATGCAATATTAGTGgttatagaattaataaatgat atccaGTATTACATAATGATAACAGCTTTAGTAGCTTTTTATTGTCGTATAAGCGATGATCGTTTAGGCGGTACTTACATGGCATTCTTGAATACTCTTTCAAATATAGGAAGTTTATCGTCAAAATTGATTTCCTATGCTTTAATTGATTTGCTGTCAGTCAAGGAATGTTCATtcgattcaaaaaataattgttctacATCACATCTTCAAAAT gtgTGTAAATTAAATGGAGGAGATTGTATGACAATAGTTAATGGCTATTACGTTgaatcaatattatgtacaattgttGGAACCAtctggtatattatttttaaaaataaactcaaacAAATGCAATGTATGAGCCCATCTCATTGGCaagttaaagtaaatattcaaGAACCTGAAAATTACGAGAATTCTTATGCGTTGAAAGTAAAAACatag
- the LOC114125595 gene encoding acetyl-coenzyme A transporter 1-like isoform X2, with protein sequence MLYLMQTIPIGLVTTISILLQSKQNVTYKEQAFFGLVMWPFSLKLLWAPLVDSFYVQKFGRRKSWLIPIQILLGACFFYMADSIDDLLPETGKPNILKLTCIVILCNFLAATQDIAVDGWALNLLQKNNVGYASTCSSVGQGMGLMLCSVSLILFTSEDFGNKYLRIMSSTGGIMTMKSVFMVWGISYMAITALIAIFKNEKDYLIENNETKLTIFQNYTVLWDIIKLPSMKILVIALLTSMIGFAPSEKLVNLKLIDVGFPKENLMIIQTGMYIIKMIVSVISAKYTAGQKPMSVYLNITPIKLFWNITFLIFIIFATNLTKNNGVVDIPIYYYAILVVIELINDIQYYIMITALVAFYCRISDDRLGGTYMAFLNTLSNIGSLSSKLISYALIDLLSVKECSFDSKNNCSTSHLQNVCKLNGGDCMTIVNGYYVESILCTIVGTIWYIIFKNKLKQMQCMSPSHWQVKVNIQEPENYENSYALKVKT encoded by the exons atGCTATACTTAATGCAAACCATACCAATAGGCTTAGTCACTACTATTTCAATACTTCTGCAAAGCAAACAAAATGTAACTTACAAAGAACAG GCTTTTTTTGGTCTAGTTATGTGGCCGTTTAGTCTAAAATTGTTATGGGCTCCTTTGGTAGATTCATTCTATGTACAAAAATTTGGGAGGCGTAAGTCTTGGCTCATTCCAATTCAGATTTTATTGG GAGCATGCTTTTTTTATATGGCTGACAGTATCGATGACTTGTTACCAGAAACGGGAAAACcaaatatacttaaactaacatgtatagttatattatgtaatttcttGGCTGCTACACAAGATATAGCAGTTGATGGATGGGCGTTGAATTTGCTACaaaa AAATAATGTGGGCTATGCATCTACATGCTCATCAGTTGGTCAAGGAATGGGTTTAATGTTGTGTTCCGTATCCCTCATTCTGTTTACGTCAGAAGACTTtggtaataagtatttaagaaTTATGTCTAGTACAGGAGGAATAATGACTATGAAAA gtGTATTTATGGTTTGGGGAATTTCATATATGGCAATTACAGCTTTAAttgcaattttcaaaaatgaaaaagattACCTAATAGAGAATAATGAAACTAAGCTTAccatttttcaaaactatactGTTTTATgggacattataaaattacccagtatgaaaatattggtAATAGCATTGTTGACATCGATG attGGATTTGCACCGAGTGAAAAATTGGTGAACTTGAAACTTATAGACGTTGGCTTCCCAAAGGAAAACCTTATGATTATACAAACaggaatgtatattataaaaatgattgtatcAGTGATATCTGCAAAATATACCGCAGGTCAAAAACCGATGAGCGTTTATCTAAACATTACCCCCATCaa attattttggaatatcacgtttcttatatttattatttttgcaacAAATCTAACAAAGAATAACGGCGTCGTAGATATTCCAATATACTACTATGCAATATTAGTGgttatagaattaataaatgat atccaGTATTACATAATGATAACAGCTTTAGTAGCTTTTTATTGTCGTATAAGCGATGATCGTTTAGGCGGTACTTACATGGCATTCTTGAATACTCTTTCAAATATAGGAAGTTTATCGTCAAAATTGATTTCCTATGCTTTAATTGATTTGCTGTCAGTCAAGGAATGTTCATtcgattcaaaaaataattgttctacATCACATCTTCAAAAT gtgTGTAAATTAAATGGAGGAGATTGTATGACAATAGTTAATGGCTATTACGTTgaatcaatattatgtacaattgttGGAACCAtctggtatattatttttaaaaataaactcaaacAAATGCAATGTATGAGCCCATCTCATTGGCaagttaaagtaaatattcaaGAACCTGAAAATTACGAGAATTCTTATGCGTTGAAAGTAAAAACatag